GATGCGCGCGGCGATTGTGACCGGACGATGACCGTTCCGCCGCAGCCGCCGTCACAGAGGCGTCCGGCGCCCCGGGGGCGCTCGCCGGCGGCCTACAGTCCAGGACATCCCACCCTTTCTCCCTCACTCGCGGAGGTCTGCCGTGCTGCCGATACGCACATCCCGTCCCGCCCTGGCGGTCGTCGCGCTGACCGTGTCCCTCACCGCCTGCACGGCCCAGGCGGCCGACGGGGGCTCGTCCGGGGCGCGGGCCGGGGCGTCCGAGGCGGCGCCCCCGGCGAAGGTGACGGTGGTGAAGAAGACGGCCGGCAGCCCGGTGACGGTGACGGCGTCCGGCGGCACGCTCGCGGCGGTGCGGGTCGTGGACGCCGAGGGCGGTGTCCTGGAGGGCCGTACGGACGCGGGCGGTACGAGCTGGGTCTCGGACCGCAAGGCGGTGCCCGGCACCTCCTACACGGTCGAGGTGACGTCCCGTACCGCCGACGGCAAGGAGTCGACCAGCCGGTCGTCCTTCGCCACCCCGGAGCCCCGGAAGGTCAACAAGGTGACCCTGGCGCCCGGCAAGAACACCACGGTCGGCATCGCCCACCCCCTCTCGATCGTCTTCGACCTGCCGGTGACGCGGAAGGCGGACGTGGAGAAGCAGCTCAAGGTGACCACCTCGAACAACACCGAGGGTTCCTGGGGCTGGGTCAAGGACTACTCGGGTCGGGACCGGGTGGACTGGCGGCCGCGGGAGTACTGGAAGCCGGGCACGAAGGTCACCCTCGCAGCGGACCTCGACGGCACGGACTCGGGCGGCGGCTGGTTCGTACGGGACTACCGCACCGGCTTCACCGTCGGAGCGGCGCAGGTCGTCAAGGTCGACCTGGACGCACACCGACTGAGTGTCGTACGGGACGGGCGGACGGTCCGCACGATCCCCGTCTCCGGCGGCACCCCCGGCGGCGACAAGCGGTCCTGGCGGGGGACGGCCGTGCTGATGGCGAAGGAGGGCACCATCAACATGAACTCGGAGACGGTCGGCCTCGGCGACGCCTACAACAAGATGGTCAACTACTCGATGCGGCTGACGTGGTCCGGGATGTACACGCACGCGGCGCCGTGGAACGCGGCGTACTTCGGCCGGGAGAACCACAGTTCCGGGTGCATCGGGATGAGCGACGCGAACGCGGCCTCGTTCTACGCGTCGGTGAACGTGGGCGACCCCTTCGAGATCAAGGGGCGGGAGACGAAGGGGACGGTGGCCGAGGGCAACGGGTACGGGGCGTGGAACCTGAACTGGGAGCAGTGGAAGGCGAAGAGCGCCCTCGGCTGAACGGTCAGCCCAGGGCCTTGCGCCAGTCCCGCATCTCCCAGATCAGGACCTCCGCGTCGGACGTGGCGGCCAGTGCGGCTCCCCCGGTGCCGGTGAGCCGGGCCGCGTCGCCCGGCGCCAGCTCCTCGTCGCCCAGCGACACCCCGCCGCGCACCACGTGGACGTACGCGAAGTCGGCGGGCGGCACCTCCGCGGACTCGCCCGCCCCGAGGCGGTGGACGTGCAGGACCGCCCCGGCCGCCGGGAGGTCGTACGCGTCCTCCAGGTCCCGCACCACCTGGTACGACGGCTCGCCGCCCGGCGACAGCGGGGCGAGCCACATCTGGACGAAGACCAGGGGGGCGGCGCCGTCGTTGCGTTCGACGTGACGGACGCCGCCCGCCGCGCCGAGGTGCTGGAGGTCGCCGGGACGGACCACCGACGTGTGGCCGGTGCTGTCGGTATGGGTCAGCTCGCCCTCGACCACCCACGTCACGATCTCCGTGTGGCTGTGCGGGTGCTCGTCGAAGCCCGCCCCCGGCGCGAGCCGCTCCTCGTTGCAGGCGAGGAGCGCGCCGAAGCGGAGGTTGTCGGGGTCGTAGTGCGGCCCGAAGGACAGGGCGTGCCGGGTCTCGATCCCGGCCGCCGGGTCGCCCCCGGGGTAGCGCTCGGTGGCGCGCTGAATGCGTATCACGGACGTACCGTAGCCCCGACCCCGCACGCCGGCGTCCCGATAAGGCAGTCTTGTCCCCGTGCCTGAACCCGTGAACGCCGCCCATCCGCACGCCGCGACCCTGAAACGCCTCGAACAGTCGTCCGGGCGGCTCGCCGCCGGCGCCATCGCCCGCATGGACGAGACGCTGCCGTGGTACCGCGCGATGCCGCCCGAGAACCGGTCGTGGATCGGCCTGGTCGCCCAGGCCGGTATCGCCGCGTTCACCGAGTGGTTCCGGCACCCGGAGACCCCGCAGGCCATCTCGACGGACGTCTTCGGCACCGCGCCCCGCGAGCTGACCCGCGCGATCACCCTGCGCCAGACCGTGGAGATGGTCCGCACGACCATCGAGGTCATGGAGTCGGCGATCGAGGAGGTCGCCGCCCCCGGCGACGAGTCCGTGCTCCGCGAGGCGCTCCTGGTCTACGCCCGCGAGATCGCGTTCGCGACCGCCCAGGTGTACGCGCAGGCCGCCGAGGCACGGGGCGCCTGGGACGCCCGCCTGGAGTCGCTCGTCGTCAACGCCGTGCTCTCGGGCGAGGCCGACGAGGGCGCCGTGTCCCGCGCCGCCGCCCTCGGCTGGAACTCGCCCGACCACGTGTGCGTCATCCTCGGCACCGCCCCCGACGGGGACAGCGAGCTCACCGTCGAGGCGATCCGCCGGGCCGCCCGGCACGCCAAGCTCCAGGTCCTCACCGGCGTCCTCGGCGACCGGCTCGTCGTCATCGCCGGCGGCAACGACAACCCCCTCGCCGTCGCCAAGGCGCTGATCGGGCCCTACGCGCCCGGGCCCGTCGTCGCCGGCCCCGTCGTGCCCGATCTGCTCGCCGCGACCCGGTCCGCGCAGGCCGCCGCCGCCGGACTCAAGGCCTGCTCCGCCTGGCAGGACGCGCCCAGGCCGGTCCTGGCGGACGATCTCCTCCCGGAGCGCGCCATCGCCTCCGACCCTTCGGCCCGCGAGCAGCTGGTGGAGGAGATCTACAGACCACTGGAGGAAGCGGGCTCGGCGCTGCTCGAAACTCTCAGTGTCTATCTGGAGCAGGCGAGCAGCCTGGAAGGCGCGGCACGGATGCTCTTCGTCCACCCGAACACCGTGCGCTACCGGCTCCGACGTGTGACCGACGTCACCGGCTGGTCACCCTCCGATGTTCGCTCCGCGTTCACGCTGCGGATCGCCCTGATCCTGGGACGCTTGGCCGACGGAGATCCGCAGTCCTAGACTTTTGTCGAACACCAACAATTCCCCCGACGGTTCTTCGTCCTTGTCCCCACGGGCGCTCGGAGCCGTCCCCAAGAGAGAGTGTGAGGGTGCTCGTACTCGTCGCTCCCGGCCAAGGCGCCCAGACGCCCGGCTTCCTGACCCCCTGGCTCGAACTCCCCGGCGCAGCCGACCGCCTCGCGGCCTGGTCCGACGCGATCGGGCTCGACCTCGTCCACTACGGCACGAAGGCGGACGCGGACGACATCCGTGACACCGCCGTGGCACAGCCCCTCCTCGTCGCCGCCGGCCTGCTGTCCGCGGCCGCGCTCGGCGACGGGACCTCCGCCGCCGAGTCGGCGCGCGTCGCCGGCGTCGTCGCCGGTCACAGCGTGGGCGAGTTCACCGCCGCCGCCTTCGCGGGCGTCCTCGACGACGAAGCCGCGCTGCGCCTCGTCCGTACCCGTGGTCTCGCCATGGCCGAGGCCGCCGCGATCACCGCGACGGGCATGTCGGCACTGCTCGGCGGCGACCCCGAGGTCACCGTCCCGCACCTGGAGAAGCTCGGCCTGACCCCGGCCAACGTGAACGGCGCCGGCCAGATCGTGGCCGCCGGCACCCTGGAGCAGCTGGCCGCCCTGGAGGCGGACAAGCCCGAGGGCGTCCGCCGGGTCGTCGCGCTCAAGGTCGCCGGCGCGTTCCACACGCACCACATGGCCCCCGCCGTGGCGAAGCTGGAGGAGGCGGCGAAGGAGCTGTCCCCCGCCGCCCCGACCACCCGCTACGTCTCCAACAAGGACGGGCAGGTCGTCACCGACGGCGCCGAGGTCGTGGCCCGCCTGGTCGGCCAGGTCGCGAACCCGGTCCGCTGGGACCTGTGCATGGAGACCTTCCAGGCGCTCGGCGCGACCGCGCTGATCGAGGTGTGCCCCGGCGGCACCCTGACCGGCATCGCCAAGCGCGCCCTGCCGGGCGTGGCCACCGTCGCCCTCAAGACTCCCGACGACCTCGACGCGGCCCGTACGCTCATCGCCGAGCACGCGGCCGTCTGACAAGGAGTGTCGAGAAACATGTCGAAGATCAAGCCCAGCAAGGGCGCCCCGTACGCGCGGATCCTCGGTGTGGGCGGCTACCGCCCCACCCGGGTCGTGCCGAACGAGGTGATCCTCGAGAAGATCGACTCGTCCGACGAGTGGATCCGCTCGCGCTCCGGCATCGCCACCCGCCACTGGGCCTCTCCGGAGGAGACGGTCGCCGCCATGTCGGTGGAGGCCTCGGGCAAGGCCATCGCCGACGCCGGGATCAGCCCCGAGCAGATCGGCGCCGTGATCGTCTCCACGGTCTCGCACTTCAAGCAGACCCCGGCCGTCGCCACCGAGATCGCCGACAAGATCGGCGCCGGGAAGCCGGCAGCGTTCGACATCTCCGCCGGCTGCGCGGGCTTCGGCTACGGCCTGACGCTCGCCAAGGGCATGATCGTCGAGGGCTCGGCCGAGTACGTCCTCGTCATCGGCGTGGAGCGGCTCAGCGACCTGACGGATCTGGAGGACCGCGCGACGGCCTTCCTGTTCGGCGACGGCGCCGGCGCCGTGGTCGTCGGCCCCTCGGACGAGCCGCACATCGGCCCCACCGTGTGGGGTTCCGAGGGCGACAAGTCCGAGACGATCAAGCAGACCGTGCCGTGGAACGAGTTCCACGGCGGCGACGTCTCGAACCTGCCCCTCAACGAGCAGGGCGAGATCAAGTTCCCCGCCATCACGCAGGAGGGCCAGGCGGTCTTCCGCTGGGCCGTCTTCGAGATGGCGAAGGTCGCCCAGCAGGCGCTGGACGCCGCCGGCATCTCGGCGGACGACCTCGACGTCTTCATCCCGCACCAGGCGAACATGCGGATCATCGACTCGATGGTGAAGACTCTGAAGCTGCCGGAGCACGTCACGGTCGCCCGTGACGTGGAGACCACCGGCAACACCTCGGCCGCCTCGATCCCGCTCGCGATGGAGCGGCTCCTGGCGACCGGGCAGGCGAAGAGCGGCGACACCGCGCTCGTCATCGGCTTCGGGGCGGGTCTCGTCTTCGCCGCGACGGTCGTTACCCTCCCCTAGGCACACCGGATCTTCCGGTAGCCGTTTTCCTCAGTACAGACACAAGAAGGAGCGCCACATGGCCGCCACCGAGAAGGAGATCGTCGACGGTCTCGCCGAGATCGTCAACGAGATCGCCGGCATCCCCGTCGAGGACGTCCAGCTGGACAAGTCCTTCACCGACGACCTGGACGTCGACTCGCTGTCCATGGTCGAGGTCGTCGTCGCCGCCGAAGAGCGCTTCGACGTCAAGATCCCCGACGAGGACGTCAAGAACCTCAAGACCGTGGGCGACGCCGCCGCCTACATCCTGAAGCACCAGGACTGATTCGGTCCTCGCTGACTCGGTTCGCCACCCGGCGGTGGCGCCGTATTTCGACCATCACACACGTGGAGAAAGAATTCCTGTGAGCTCGACCAATCGCACCGTGGTCGTCACCGGTCTCGGCGCAACCACACCGCTGGGTGGCGACTCCGCATCGACCTGGGAAGGTCTGATCGCGGGACGCTCCGGCGTCAAGCCCCTCGAGGGCGAGCGCTTCGCCGAACTGCCCGTCCAGATCGCGGCCCTCGCCGCGGTCGACCCCGGCGACGTGCTGCCCCGCCCGCTGGCCCGCAAGCTGGACCGCTCGGCGCAGTTCGCGCTGATCGCGGCCCGTGAGGCGTGGGCCGACGCGGGCTACACCGGCCCGGCCGGTGAGGACGAGAAGATCGTGCCCGAGCGGCTCGGCTCCGTCATCGCCTCCGGCATCGGCGGTGTGACCACGCTGCTCGACCAGTACGACGTGCTGAAGGAGAAGGGCGTCCGCCGCGTCTCCCCGCACACCGTCCCCATGCTCATGCCCAACAGCCCCTCCGCGAACGTCGGCCTGGAGGTGAACGCCCGGGCGGGCGTCCACACCCCCGTCTCCGCGTGCGCGTCGGGTGCCGAGGCGATCGGCTACGCCGTCGAGATGATCCGTACCGGCCGTGCCGACGTGGTCGTCGCCGGCGGTACCGAGGCCGCGATCCACCCGCTGCCGATCGCCGCCTTCGCCAACATGATGGCGATGTCCAAGAACAACGACGAGCCGACGAAGGCCTCGCGTCCCTACGACACCGGCCGCGACGGCTTCGTGCTCGGCGAGGGCGCGGGTGTCGTGATCCTGGAGTCCGAGGAGCACGCGAAGGCCCGCGGCGCCCGCATCTACTGCGAGGTGCTCGGCCAGGGTCTGTCGGCCGACAGCCACCACATCGCGCAGCCCGAGCCGACCGGCCGGGGCATCGCCGCCGCGATGCAGAACCTGCTGGACTCGACGGACCTCAAGCCGTCCGAGGTCGTCCACCTCAACGCGCACGCCACGTCGACGCCGCAGGGTGACGTCGCCGAGATCAAGGCGCTGCGGAAGGTCCTGGGCGACGACCTGGACCACGTCGCGATCTCCGCGACGAAGTCGATGACCGGTCACCTCCTGGGTGGCGCGGGCGGCATCGAGACCGTCGCGACGGTCCTGGCCCTCCACAACCGCCTGGCCCCGCCGACGATCAACGTCGACGACCTGGACCCGGACGTCGAGGCGGACATCGTCCGCGACGAGCCCCGCGAACTCCCGCAGGGCACGATCGCCGCGATCAACAACAGCTTCGGGTTCGGCGGCCACAACGTGGTGCTGGCGTTCCGCACCGTGTGACCCGCGACTGAACAGCGAGGCCCGCTCCCAGCACGGGGGCGGGCCTCCGCCGTACCCGCCGGACGGAGTCCGGCACAGCGTCCCGAAGCCCGCGAAGCGGTGCGAGGGGCGCACGAGGAAGAGGCCAACAGCTTCGGCTTCGGCGGCCACAACGTGGTGCTGGCGTTCCGCACCGTGTGACCCGCGCCTGAACAGCGAGGCCCGCTCCCAGCACGGGGGCGGGCCTCCGCCGTACCCGCCGGACGGAGTCCGGCACAGCGTCCCGAAGCCCGCGAAGCGGTGCGAGGGGCGCACGAGGAAGAGGCCAACAGCTTCGGCTTCGGCGGCCACAACGTGGTGCTGGCGTTCCGCACCGTGTGACCCGCGCCTGAACAGCGAGGCCCACTCCCAGCACGGGGGCGGGCCTCCGCCGTACCCGCCGGACGGAGTCCGGCACAGCGTCCCGAAGCCCGCGAAGCGGTGCGAGGGGCACGAGGAGGAAGAGGCCAACAGCTTCGGCTTCGGCGGCCACAACGTGGTGCTGGCGTTCCGCACCGTGTGACCCGCGCCTGAACAGCGAGGCCCACTCCCAGCACGGGGGCGGGCCTCCGCCGTACCCGCCGGACGGAGTCCGGCACAGCGTCCCGAAGCCCGCGAAGCGGTGCGAGGGGCGCACGAGGAAGAAGCCAACAGCTTCGGCTTCGGCGGCCACAACGTGGTGCTGGCGTTCCGCACCGTGTGACCCGCGCCTGAACAGCGAGGCCCACTCCCAGCACGGGGGCGGGCCTCCGCCGTACCCGCCGGACGGAGTCCGGCACAGCGTCCCGAAGCCCGCGAAGCGGTGCGAGGGGCGCACGAGGAAGAGGCCAACAGCTTCGGCTTCGGCGGCCACAACGTGGTGCTGGCGTTCCGCACCGTGTGACCCGCGCCTGAACAGCGAGGCCCACTCCCAGCACGGGGGGCGGGCCTCCGCCGTACCCGGGACCCCGGCACAGCGTCCCGAAGCCCGCGAAGCGGTGCGAGGGGCGCACGAGGAAGAGGCCAACAGCTTCGGCTTCGGCGGCCACAACGTGGTGCTGGCGGCACCGTGTGACCCGCGCCTGAACAGCGAGGCCCACCCCCCGGGGACGGGGACCGCCGTTCCCCCGCCGGACGGAGTCCGGCACAGCGTCCCGAAGCCCGCGAAGCGGTGCGAGGGGCGCACGAGGAAGAGGCCAACAGCTTCGGCTTCGGCGGCCACAACGTGGTGCTGGCGTTCCGCACCGTGTGACCCGCGCCTGAACAGCGAGGCCCACCCCCTGGTCGGGGGTGGGCCTTTCTCGTGGGTCAGCGGAGGGCGAAGGCTGCCGGTTCGCCCTGGAGGAGGATCTGGTTGAGGACGACGTGGCCGCCGGGGACGGGGACCAGTTCCGGGTGGATGGAGACCGTCGGCCGCTTGCCCGCGTCGGGTTCGAGAACCCTGCGGACCTTGCCCGTCGAGCGGTCGAGGAGGGTGACGGAGGCGTCGAACCCCAGGTAGGCGACGCTGCCGTCGGGCTCCGCCGCGAGCGCCATCAGCTGTTCCTCGCTGTGGTGCGCCCATACCTTCCGGCCGTCCTTCAGGGAGTACGCGACGACCGTACTGGGCGAGATCGAGTCCTTCTCGGCGAAGGTGATGAGGAGGCCGTCGAGGACGAGCGGCCTGACGGTACGGCCGTCGGCCACGCTCCAGAGGGCGGAGAGGGCGCCCTCGGGGCCGGTGAGCGGCACGGTCGCGGTGGGGGCTCCCTCGTCGTCGAAGCCCAGGAAGGCGTGGGTACCGCGGGCGTCCGCCTCGTCGACGTCGACGACGACCGGGGAGACGGAGACCACCGACGCCCTGGCCGCCGACTCGACGGGCAGGTCCCGGGTCCACCGCCGGTCTCCGGTACGGGTGTCCAGGGCGACCAGCCGTGCGCCCTTGCCGCACTGCTCGACGAGGCGGGTACGGGTGGCGTCGGCGTCGAGCGCGAGGACCGTGCAGTCCTTGCCGAGCCGGCGCTGCCAGCGTTGTTCTCCGGTCTCGGTGGACCGGCCCCGTACGGCTCCGTCCTCGGCGGTGACGGCGGTGGCGCCGCCGACGGCGAGCGCGCCGCCGTCGAGACCCTCGCCGCCGAGTTGCCGCTTCCACAGGACCTTGCCGTCCGAGGCGCGGACGGCGAGCAGGGTCGCGCAGGGCTTCTCGTACCGGCCGTGCGCGACCAGGCCCACGCCCTCTCCGGTCTTCGGGGACATGGCGCAGAGCGCCTCGCGTGGGGGCGCGGGCACGCTCCAGCGGAGGGAGCCGTCGGCGGAGTCGTAGGCGAAGAGTCCGTCGATCCGTCCGTGGGCGACGGTGGGGCCGAGGCCCCAGGAGCCGACGCCCTTGTCGCCCCTCTGACCGGCGGCCGGGACCAACCACCCGACGGAGGGCTTCGCGTCGGAGGACGCCGAGGGTTTCGCGGGCGCCCCGGCCTCGGTGCCGTCCCCGGCCTCGGTGTCGTCCCCGGCCGTGAGCGTCCAGATGCCGCCGGCGAGGAGGGCGAGCGCCCAGACCACGGCGGCGGCGACGAGCGAGGACCGGCCGGGCCGTACGGGTTTCACGGCAGCGTCGTGCTCGGCGAGGTCCGAAACCGCGTCCCGTACCTCCTCCGGGGCCTCGGAGTCCCTACCGCGCCGCCGTACCGCGAGGAGCGTCGTCCCCACCGCCCCGCACGCGAGGGCGCACACGAGCGCCGCCCAGCCCGTCGGCCAGGCACCGCCGGCGACACCCGCCCCCAGGAAGACCGCCGCCGCGCCGAACGCGGCGCCCGGTGTACCGTCACGCATCGCTTCTCCCACCCGGCGCGCCCCCTGCGCGCCCGCGCGGAATCTACAACCCGCTGGTGAAGGGCGTCAGACGACCTGGTGAAGCCAGCGGACGGGGGCGCCCTCGCCCGCGTACCGGAAAGGTTCCAGCTCGTCGTCCCAGGGCTTTCCGAGCAGCTTGGCGATCTCCGCCTCCAGCTGGGTCTCGCCCTGCGCGGAGCGGGCGAGGGCGGCCCGCAGCCGGTCCTCGGGGATCAGGATGTCCCCGTGCATGCCGGTGACGGCGTGGAAGATGCCCAGGTCGGGGGTGGCGCTGTAGCGCTCGCCCTCGGCCGTGGGGCAGGGCTCCGCGGTGACCTCGAAGCGGAGCATCTGCCAGCCGCGGAGCGCGGAGGCGAGTTTGGAGGCGGTGCCGGTCTGGCCCTGCCAGGAGAACTCGGCTCTCCAGGTGCCGGGGGACGCCGGCTGGCGGATCCAGTCGAGCTGGACCCTCGCACCGAGGACGCCCGCGACCGCCCATTCGACGTGCGGGCACAGCGCGCGCGGTGCGGAGTGTACGTACAGGACTCCACGTGTCGTCACCGGGACCTCCAGTGTGGGACGAGGTTCGCCTTGCCCAGCGGCCTCAGTAAACAGCATCAGGAGCAGAACATCGCAAACCCTCAAAAAGGGGACAGCATGTGACGTGATGTAATTTACCGGAGCCGGTCGGCGAAGGCGCCTCTGGTTCGACGGGGGAAAAGCTACCGTGCCGCACCGTCATCGGTGTGACGTACGGTCGGTCCGGGGGCCGGTGAACACGAAGCTTTCACCCACCAGGACGCCGAACGAGGGGGCACGGGATGCGTGGCCGAGGCCGATTCCGTACCGCTGTCACCGCCGCGACGGCCGCGCTGCTGTGCGGCGGGGTGCTCTCCGGCTGCACGGTCGGGGACCCGGCGGCGAAGGCGCCCTCGGCAAGACCGGTGCCGAGGCCGACCCCGCTGTGGGACGTCTCCCCCGCCTCCGTCGCGGCCGTCGGCGACTCCGTGACCCGCGCCTTCGACGCCTGTTCGGTGTTGTCGGACTGCCCCGAGGTGTCGTGGGCGACCGGAACGGACGCCGCCGTCAACAGTCTGGCGCTGCGGCTGCTCGGCCCGGAGAAGGTGGCCACCCGCAGCTGGAACCTGGCCAGGACGGGTGCGCGGATGGCCGAGCTCCCGGAGCAGATGGCCGGGGCGGCCGCCGAGAAGCCCGAGCTGGTGACGGTGATGATGGGGGCGAACGACGCCTGTCGGGCCACCCCGGATCTGATGACCCCGGTGGCCGATTTCCGTGCCTCCTTCGAGTCGGCCCTCGCCCGGCTGCGGGCGGGCGCACCGAAGGCGCAGGTGTACGTGGCGAGCGTGCCGGACCTGAAGCACCTGTGGTCCACGGGGCGGGTGAGTCCGCTGGGGCGCCAGGTGTGGAAGCTGGGGATCTGCGGGGCGATGCTGGCGGACGCGGAGGACCTGGGTCCGGCGGCCGAGCGGCGGCGGGCTTCGGTGCGGGACCGGGTGGTGGCGTACAACGAGGTCCTGGAGCAGGTCTGCGCGAAGGACGCGCGCTGCCGGTACGACGGCGGGGCGGTCTTCGGGTTCCGCTTCGGCGGCGGGCAGTTGAGCCCCTGGGACTGGTTCCATCCGAGCAAGGACGGGCAGGCGCGGCTCGCGGAGCTCGCGTACCGGCGGATCACGAAGGAGTGAGGGACCCCGGGGCGGTTGTCAGGTTCCGCCCCGGGGCCGGTTCACGGGATTCCCGGGAGGGTCAGACCTCCAGGGTGGCGGTCAGGCGCCCGTCCGTCAGGGAGTGGGCGGCGACGACCTCGTACGCGCCGGTGACGAAGGCCCAGTCGTTCTTCTCCTCGTCCCAGATCTCGAAGGCGCGGCGCGGCAGCGCGATCTCGGTCTCGACGGTCTCGCCGGGCGCGGCCTCGACGCTCGCGAAGCCGGCGAGCCAGCGGGCGGGGCGCTCGGCGGTCGTGTTCCGCGCGCCGATCGGCGGAGTCGCGACCGGGGCCAGATAGATCTGGACGGTCTCGCGGCCGGGGCGGTCGCCGGTGTTGGTGATCCGGACGGTGACCGTGTCGGGGGCCGCGACCAGGGAGTCGTACGACCAGGTGGTGTAGCCGAGGCCGTGGCCGAAGGGGTACGCGGGGACGGCGCCGGCCTTGTCCCAGGCGCGGTAGCCGATGAAGACGCCC
This is a stretch of genomic DNA from Streptomyces sp. R44. It encodes these proteins:
- a CDS encoding DUF3145 domain-containing protein; this encodes MTTRGVLYVHSAPRALCPHVEWAVAGVLGARVQLDWIRQPASPGTWRAEFSWQGQTGTASKLASALRGWQMLRFEVTAEPCPTAEGERYSATPDLGIFHAVTGMHGDILIPEDRLRAALARSAQGETQLEAEIAKLLGKPWDDELEPFRYAGEGAPVRWLHQVV
- a CDS encoding acyl carrier protein, which produces MAATEKEIVDGLAEIVNEIAGIPVEDVQLDKSFTDDLDVDSLSMVEVVVAAEERFDVKIPDEDVKNLKTVGDAAAYILKHQD
- a CDS encoding pirin family protein, with the protein product MIRIQRATERYPGGDPAAGIETRHALSFGPHYDPDNLRFGALLACNEERLAPGAGFDEHPHSHTEIVTWVVEGELTHTDSTGHTSVVRPGDLQHLGAAGGVRHVERNDGAAPLVFVQMWLAPLSPGGEPSYQVVRDLEDAYDLPAAGAVLHVHRLGAGESAEVPPADFAYVHVVRGGVSLGDEELAPGDAARLTGTGGAALAATSDAEVLIWEMRDWRKALG
- a CDS encoding SGNH/GDSL hydrolase family protein; the protein is MRGRGRFRTAVTAATAALLCGGVLSGCTVGDPAAKAPSARPVPRPTPLWDVSPASVAAVGDSVTRAFDACSVLSDCPEVSWATGTDAAVNSLALRLLGPEKVATRSWNLARTGARMAELPEQMAGAAAEKPELVTVMMGANDACRATPDLMTPVADFRASFESALARLRAGAPKAQVYVASVPDLKHLWSTGRVSPLGRQVWKLGICGAMLADAEDLGPAAERRRASVRDRVVAYNEVLEQVCAKDARCRYDGGAVFGFRFGGGQLSPWDWFHPSKDGQARLAELAYRRITKE
- a CDS encoding ACP S-malonyltransferase codes for the protein MLVLVAPGQGAQTPGFLTPWLELPGAADRLAAWSDAIGLDLVHYGTKADADDIRDTAVAQPLLVAAGLLSAAALGDGTSAAESARVAGVVAGHSVGEFTAAAFAGVLDDEAALRLVRTRGLAMAEAAAITATGMSALLGGDPEVTVPHLEKLGLTPANVNGAGQIVAAGTLEQLAALEADKPEGVRRVVALKVAGAFHTHHMAPAVAKLEEAAKELSPAAPTTRYVSNKDGQVVTDGAEVVARLVGQVANPVRWDLCMETFQALGATALIEVCPGGTLTGIAKRALPGVATVALKTPDDLDAARTLIAEHAAV
- the fasR gene encoding fatty acid biosynthesis transcriptional regulator FasR; translation: MPEPVNAAHPHAATLKRLEQSSGRLAAGAIARMDETLPWYRAMPPENRSWIGLVAQAGIAAFTEWFRHPETPQAISTDVFGTAPRELTRAITLRQTVEMVRTTIEVMESAIEEVAAPGDESVLREALLVYAREIAFATAQVYAQAAEARGAWDARLESLVVNAVLSGEADEGAVSRAAALGWNSPDHVCVILGTAPDGDSELTVEAIRRAARHAKLQVLTGVLGDRLVVIAGGNDNPLAVAKALIGPYAPGPVVAGPVVPDLLAATRSAQAAAAGLKACSAWQDAPRPVLADDLLPERAIASDPSAREQLVEEIYRPLEEAGSALLETLSVYLEQASSLEGAARMLFVHPNTVRYRLRRVTDVTGWSPSDVRSAFTLRIALILGRLADGDPQS
- the fabF gene encoding beta-ketoacyl-ACP synthase II, producing the protein MSSTNRTVVVTGLGATTPLGGDSASTWEGLIAGRSGVKPLEGERFAELPVQIAALAAVDPGDVLPRPLARKLDRSAQFALIAAREAWADAGYTGPAGEDEKIVPERLGSVIASGIGGVTTLLDQYDVLKEKGVRRVSPHTVPMLMPNSPSANVGLEVNARAGVHTPVSACASGAEAIGYAVEMIRTGRADVVVAGGTEAAIHPLPIAAFANMMAMSKNNDEPTKASRPYDTGRDGFVLGEGAGVVILESEEHAKARGARIYCEVLGQGLSADSHHIAQPEPTGRGIAAAMQNLLDSTDLKPSEVVHLNAHATSTPQGDVAEIKALRKVLGDDLDHVAISATKSMTGHLLGGAGGIETVATVLALHNRLAPPTINVDDLDPDVEADIVRDEPRELPQGTIAAINNSFGFGGHNVVLAFRTV
- a CDS encoding ketoacyl-ACP synthase III: MSKIKPSKGAPYARILGVGGYRPTRVVPNEVILEKIDSSDEWIRSRSGIATRHWASPEETVAAMSVEASGKAIADAGISPEQIGAVIVSTVSHFKQTPAVATEIADKIGAGKPAAFDISAGCAGFGYGLTLAKGMIVEGSAEYVLVIGVERLSDLTDLEDRATAFLFGDGAGAVVVGPSDEPHIGPTVWGSEGDKSETIKQTVPWNEFHGGDVSNLPLNEQGEIKFPAITQEGQAVFRWAVFEMAKVAQQALDAAGISADDLDVFIPHQANMRIIDSMVKTLKLPEHVTVARDVETTGNTSAASIPLAMERLLATGQAKSGDTALVIGFGAGLVFAATVVTLP
- a CDS encoding PQQ-binding-like beta-propeller repeat protein, which translates into the protein MRDGTPGAAFGAAAVFLGAGVAGGAWPTGWAALVCALACGAVGTTLLAVRRRGRDSEAPEEVRDAVSDLAEHDAAVKPVRPGRSSLVAAAVVWALALLAGGIWTLTAGDDTEAGDGTEAGAPAKPSASSDAKPSVGWLVPAAGQRGDKGVGSWGLGPTVAHGRIDGLFAYDSADGSLRWSVPAPPREALCAMSPKTGEGVGLVAHGRYEKPCATLLAVRASDGKVLWKRQLGGEGLDGGALAVGGATAVTAEDGAVRGRSTETGEQRWQRRLGKDCTVLALDADATRTRLVEQCGKGARLVALDTRTGDRRWTRDLPVESAARASVVSVSPVVVDVDEADARGTHAFLGFDDEGAPTATVPLTGPEGALSALWSVADGRTVRPLVLDGLLITFAEKDSISPSTVVAYSLKDGRKVWAHHSEEQLMALAAEPDGSVAYLGFDASVTLLDRSTGKVRRVLEPDAGKRPTVSIHPELVPVPGGHVVLNQILLQGEPAAFALR
- a CDS encoding Ig-like domain-containing protein, whose product is MLPIRTSRPALAVVALTVSLTACTAQAADGGSSGARAGASEAAPPAKVTVVKKTAGSPVTVTASGGTLAAVRVVDAEGGVLEGRTDAGGTSWVSDRKAVPGTSYTVEVTSRTADGKESTSRSSFATPEPRKVNKVTLAPGKNTTVGIAHPLSIVFDLPVTRKADVEKQLKVTTSNNTEGSWGWVKDYSGRDRVDWRPREYWKPGTKVTLAADLDGTDSGGGWFVRDYRTGFTVGAAQVVKVDLDAHRLSVVRDGRTVRTIPVSGGTPGGDKRSWRGTAVLMAKEGTINMNSETVGLGDAYNKMVNYSMRLTWSGMYTHAAPWNAAYFGRENHSSGCIGMSDANAASFYASVNVGDPFEIKGRETKGTVAEGNGYGAWNLNWEQWKAKSALG